The window GTGGCGTGCAATGACAATGGCTCGTAGAAAACAAACAATTTACCAGAAAATAATACTCAAAAGCtatcaaatttaaaaaactaaCACAATATTTAGCAATCCCATTAGCTCAAAAATCCCGCCCAAATCGTTTCACACaaaatttacccttttttacTACAAACTCGTAATATGGTTCTGGGTTTCtcataaaactcaaaaacctCCATGGAAGAAAACAAAAGCATCTGAATTCAACAAAACCAAAGGATATTCCAAAGCATAGGAATGATTTAAGAGAAACCCACAAGGAAGAAACTCACCGTAGCTTTATAAGTGCGAGCGAAAACAGCCGCCAACTCCAGGAGAGCGAAATGGGGCAGAGAAAGAGTGGAACAGTGTATATGGTTCGGTTCGGGTTACTCTTGGCCCAACTAAATCTGAAGATGGATTTGCCTAATTGTGCCCAAGGTTTCTGGGCTGGTGGACACAATAGTTTATTCCTAGACCCAATTCTGGGGCCCCAAGACTCCCAACCCAATTAAGAAAACCTACCCATTTAAGACTTGAGGCTAATCTCGAGATTCGAATCCACGACCTGAGGTGTGTGGCTAAACACTTTTAATCGACTGAGCTACAAGTCCTCTTATGCCCGATGGCCAAGTATAGAAGAACATCAAAAGTAAAGGAATGGGTAATATTTTTGGAAACGTGAGACTTGTCGTGGTCAACGGTGGCAGATATAATCTTAAGAAGGAATCTAGTTAGAACGCTGTTATTTGGAGCATATTTATTGATTTCGTCGTTGACTGCATCTCTAATACAAGTAATGTGAGCCAAATAACATTATTCTTGtcttatatatttataaatttacgAATGTATTAGTGTCGAGCGCATTGCATGCCGCACCTAACTTTTTGCCTACATAACTATATTATATATACCACGACAAGGCTTTTACAAAATAAACCTTcttcaattattcaattcaaGTCTGATCCATAGggcaaaaaatataaataaaaaacattaattATCAAGTAAACTTAGGAGTTTTTTCTCTTTTATAATGTCAATTAGTAGCTTTGTTTGTTCTACTATGTTTTCTTACAAGTTGTGCAAAAAATTTCTTCTCCTTCCATGTCTATTTTCTTACACCAACAATGGGGTCCTCATGGCATGGAAGAACTCAAACTCAAAGATTAAATAGTAAGTTTTGCTTTCACTGAAAACTCTGGTTTGCTCTCCTTTTATGTCTCAACCATTCCCAACCAGAAAGGCAGTTTACAACACTTTATAACTTAAACACACTCCAATCTCCATCGACTTGAGATATTTTTCAGTGTGCTGAACACACGGCTCGATACATCATGTGTAATAATACGATTGgttaaaaattcaactattttaatATGACACTTGGTGTgccaaattgaaaattttctaaCATCGACCATGGAGACAAATTGCACATGAAAAAGAGATAATTAAGACTACTGATTAAGTACTAAATAACACATAATCTATATTTAATTAAACTTTTAGACCATAAAGAAACACCACTATATCTTCCTCGGTATTACAACAAATCCTGGACCTTTGAATCGTCTTGCACTTGCAGCCAATGAGTACAACAAATTGGAAGAAAGACTaaagacaaaaaagaaagaaacaaaataataataataatacaacaAAAACCAATCATATCTTGCAGCCAAATGCAGTACTCAGTTCTGGACTCTCCATGCTCCCATTCACACACTCTTTGTTAAGTCAATAAAGATGAAAGCAATGCCACCTCCATACATAACCACTCCCCAACCCAACCACCCCACAGAAAGGAAAAACACGAGGAAATTAAACCGTTTTTCTAAAAGACGTACATTATCTTGAGAATCGGCAATGTGATATTTTGGCACCTATATGCATATATGCATGTATTTGATGTCGACTCATCACATACATGCATAGAGAACTGGCAGTGCATGTAGTCATAGTAGTAGTAAATAACCTACGGATCTAAATGCAGATGATTTATAATTAATTGAAGTCACTAATCACACCTAATTACGTAATTAGACTAATGGATTTGTTGTGGAGGGGGCATAACTGTTCATCACATTGCTCCATGATCCTAGGCCATTGAGGTACCCAAATGAGTCCTTTCCAAGGTCAGAGCAACCAGCTTGGTCTTGCCACTCAAGTGATAAGAGCTTCGTGTTTGGTTTCACATCCATTGCATTAATTTGATGATGATCCTCATGATTTGCTTGATCATACGGCAACATTAACCTCTGGCAACTGTCCATGAAATTACCATTCTGCCCATCAATTGATGACATCCCAAATGGAGATGAGCAAATGCCATGAAAGCTTGACTGATGTTCTAATCCATGACTAACTCCACCCATATTATTTCCATATCCACCCATCATACCCAAATCAGCACCACCCCCCATGAAATCATAGTTCCTGGCATTCCCCACTATAGCCTCCAACTTGCTCTCCATGAAATCAATAGGTCTAGGGTTACTATTGTCCATGAAGCTACTAGGGTTCATATTACTTCCAAGCATCAAGTTATTGAGGTGTGAGAACTGCATCTGATCGGGAAAAGAAAGGTGGAGATCAGTTGGGATGTGAGATATCGACGACGAAGATGATCCAGGGTGGTGGTGTTGGTTCATCAACGATGAAGGGCTCTGATCATTGGGTTTCTTGGAAGAAACTTTCTTGTTCTTTCTACACCCGCCGCCGACGGGGATGTTTCTGAGCGTCCCGCCTTTGGTCCAGTACCTTCTGCAGGTCTTGCAAAAGTACCTAGGTTGGGAGAGGCTGTAGTTGTTGTAGTAGCAAAACTTGGTGTGGGTGGAATCGCACCTAGGGCACTTGAGGGCTTGTTCATGCTGGGGCCTCAGCCTCCGCTCGACCAACGGCCTCGAGCACGTTAACATGTCACCGGATAACGGCGAGGACGAGTCCATCGGAGAGTCCTCGCGAATCGTTCCCTGCAGACATGGAAAGGAATTTAGGAGATTGCGtcagaaaatattatttttgtactCCATCACTTAATAATTTTAGGGCGATACACACTCTTTGTCCTTCCGCTGCATATCAAATCAAGCCAATATAAAGCTAGCTAGAAAGTACTACTAACATTTAGTGAAAATAGCTTCAAGAAAATTGGAAACttgaggggaaaaaaaaaataaacggcATAGTCGAAACTACTCTACTTTCATCAAATTATTGTTCACATTATGCTCATatttatgaattcaataaaaattcTGATGGGAATTTTTTTTCCCTGTATGACGTTACTTTGTTTTTAGGTTATCAATGAGAGTTTCGATATTACCCTATCCACATTTCCCAACTAGCTAAAAATTACATACTTATTTGGTTATGAATGTGGTTATCTCATCTCATCACTAGCTAAAATAATAGCATTTTCCATGGCATTACAGCGCTGTCTATAAGATACTTTGGTCCTTAAATCCTAGGAAAATGTATATTAGTTATTCTGCTAGCTAATATATATTAGGCGCTTTCAATATATTGCATTTTCAGGTGCGAATTCATGATGAACTGAGGATGGAGCTAATGGTCACAT is drawn from Malus domestica chromosome 14, GDT2T_hap1 and contains these coding sequences:
- the LOC103455214 gene encoding dof zinc finger protein DOF5.6 (The RefSeq protein has 2 substitutions compared to this genomic sequence); this encodes MGHNSLQVCMDSSDWLQGTIREDSPMDSSSPLSGDMLTCSRPLVERRLRPQHEQALKCPRCDSTHTKFCYYNNYSLSQPRYFCKTCRRYWTKGGTLRNIPVGGGCRKNKKVSSKKPNDQSPSSLMNQHHHPGSSSSSISHIPTDLHLSFPDQMQFSHLNNLMLGSNMNPSSFMDISNPRPIDFMESKLEAIVGTARNYDFMGGGADLGMMGGYGNNMGGVSHGLEHQSSFHGICSSPFGMSSIDGQNGNFMDSCQRLMLPYDQANHEDHHQINAMDVKPNTKLLSLEWQDQAGCSDLGKDSFGYLNGLGSWSNVMNSYAPSTTNPLV